A genomic window from Salvia splendens isolate huo1 chromosome 11, SspV2, whole genome shotgun sequence includes:
- the LOC121754455 gene encoding uncharacterized protein LOC121754455 translates to MKPQKEIRKRGGEKVKPYPYRGMVARRKDATIDVASMFKDVDVKVPLLTAFKMPHVSKFIKDYLAEKVNEEGRMIADETVSAVIQRNDLPSKKTDPGMFTLSISIGDVQVEHAMCGLGASINVLPYSIYQRLGKAKLVDTDIMIQLTDRSCIHPEGILEDVIVKVNNFLYPADFFVIKMTEPATKESSGVLLGRPFLSTTSTIIDVRNGTISLDFKGEQYTFNIDEAMNVYSIDVTEPLVQENLEEEFLKRQFTDSSADKEVEKEVEEWFETMKVGEMDDKAVASAINDFCERPKLAGSSGTAQVSSLAKRHDQGELLERDTAENPLPNEEPKPAKELKPLPAHLKYAYLGEDETKPVIINNQLTQGQEDRLLEVLRRNQRAIGWKLIDLVDYRKLNQATKKDHFPPPFIDQMLEKLAGKQYFSFLDGYSGYFQIAVNPED, encoded by the exons ATGAAACCTCAGAAGGAAATCAGAAAGAGGGGGGGTGAGAAAGTTAAGCCGTATCCGTACCGCGGAATGGTGGCAAGAAGGAAGGACGCCACAATCGATGTGGCGAGTATGTTCAAAGATGTGGACGTTAAAGTACCACTCTTAACGGCATTTAAAATGCCCCATGTCAGCAAGTTTATTAAAGACTACCTGGCAGAGAAAGTCAATGAGGAGGGTAGAATGATTGCAGATGAAACTGTCTCTGCCGTGATCCAACGGAATGACCTCCCTTCAAAGAAGACCGACCCAGGAATGTTCACGCTCTCAATTTCAATCGGAGACGTCCAGGTGGAGCACGCCATGTGCGGCCTGGGAGCATCTATCAATGTTCTGCCATACTCCATCTATCAACGGCTGGGAAAGGCAAAGCTAGTCGACACGGATATAATGATACAGTTGACCGACAGATCATGTATTCACCCGGAAGGAATTCTGGAAGATGTTATTGTTAAGGTAAATAACTTtctgtacccagctgatttcttTGTAATCAAGATGACGGAGCCCGCAACAAAGGAGTCAAGCGGAGTCTTACTAGGACGGCCGTTCTTGTCCACAACCAGCACTATCATAGACGTACGAAATGGAACGATCAGCCTAGATTTCAAAGGAGAACAGTACACGTTCAATATTGATGAGGCCATGAACGTGTACTCCATCGATGTGACTGAGCCCTTGGTACAGGAGAATTTGGAGGAAGAATTTTTAAAAAGGCAGTTCACTGACTCCTCCGCAGATAAGGAAGTCGAAAAGGAAGTGGAAGAATGGTTTGAGACCATGAAGGTCGGAGAAATGGACGACAAAGCCGTCGCAAGTGCAATAAATGATTTTTGCGAGCGCCCAAAGCTAGCTGGGTCAAGTGGCACAGCTCAAGTATCTAGCCTAGCGAAGCGGCATGATCAAGGCGAGCTACTGGAAAGAGACACAGCAGAAAACCCTCTGCCCAATGAAGAACCAAAACCTGCAAAAGAGTTAAAACCCCTTCCTGCACATCTAAAGTACGCCTACCTGGGTGAAGATGAAACCAAGCCTGTCATCATCAACAATCAATTAACCCAGGGGCAGGAAGACAGATTGCTGGAAGTATTAAGAAGGAATCAGAGGGCCATCGGCTGGAAGCTGATAGATTTGGTAG attacAGGAAGCTGAACCAAGCTacgaagaaggatcacttccctccgccgttcattgatcaaatgttgGAGAAGTTGGCAGGGAAGCAGTACTTCAGTTTCCTGGATGGTTATAGTGGCTATTTCCAGATTGCTGTGAATCCAGAAGACTAG